Proteins from one Microcoleus sp. FACHB-672 genomic window:
- the priA gene encoding primosomal protein N' has protein sequence MYKCDFDVITGIVAEPGESYRAGTAQQQWIEVLVDCPGAQGLFTYRLPAGLEIQPGDILTVPFGSQSLGAIAVRLVEHLPADLAPDKVREVEDVVSTGFFPVTYWQLLEQVANYYYTPLIQVIRAALPPGLLGRAQRRIRLSRTQLPNPSTAEAFLSPVARQILELLQASKTGDYTWQYIQRQIRGANRGLRELLKRSWVESYLEPPTQAKPKQQQAVTLVTEAFPTDLTARQREVLEVLRRRGGELWLTELLQTCSTSSSTIKKLEEKGCVVIQLREVLRIPVEPAQPADQPKELTVHQRCALEAIAGLNGFAQVLLHGVTGSGKTEVYLQAIAPVLQRGESALVLVPEIGLTPQLTDRFRARFGQKVCVYHSALSDGERYDTWRQMLTGSPQVVIGTRSAIFAPLPQVGLIVLDEEYDSSFKQDQPAPTYHARTVAQWRAELTNCPLILGSATPALETWVKVRGKEGANAQFPMPNAHTFRLAQPCPIPNSPCPTHYLSLPERVHSRPMPPVEVVDMRLELRAGNRSIFSRSLQDALSRLQATGEQGILFIHRRGHSTFVSCRSCGYVIECPNCDVSLSYHYTHEGATEVLRCHYCNYGQLHPDRCPECSSPYLKNFGSGTQRVEEELGKQFPQLRVIRFDSDTTRTKGAHRNLLTRFANREADLLVGTQMLTKGLDLPQVTLVGVVAADGLLNLADFRAAERAVQTLMQVAGRAGRGDDPGRVIIQTYTPENPAITAVRRHDYEQFIEAELEQRAALNFPPYGRLILLRLSGADEAEVEATAERLVSVLQPASEVPIFEILGPAPAPITRVANRYRWHILLKFPLDMPFDLPAFESLRALCPGSVSLTIDVDPLNLG, from the coding sequence ATGTATAAATGTGATTTTGATGTCATCACCGGCATCGTCGCGGAACCTGGAGAATCTTATCGAGCCGGCACAGCGCAACAGCAGTGGATAGAAGTTTTAGTAGATTGTCCCGGTGCCCAAGGACTTTTTACTTACCGGCTGCCGGCAGGCTTAGAAATCCAACCCGGAGATATCTTAACCGTTCCCTTTGGCTCGCAAAGCCTTGGCGCGATTGCTGTTCGACTCGTTGAGCACCTACCGGCTGATTTAGCCCCCGATAAAGTTCGAGAAGTCGAGGATGTCGTCAGCACCGGCTTCTTCCCTGTCACCTACTGGCAACTCCTCGAACAAGTCGCAAATTACTACTACACTCCCCTCATTCAAGTCATTCGCGCCGCGCTGCCTCCCGGCTTGTTAGGGCGAGCGCAGCGCCGCATTCGCCTCAGCCGAACACAATTACCTAATCCATCGACTGCTGAAGCCTTCCTCTCTCCAGTTGCCCGTCAGATTCTAGAATTACTGCAAGCCTCAAAAACCGGCGATTACACATGGCAGTATATCCAGCGCCAAATCAGAGGGGCGAACCGAGGGCTACGGGAATTATTGAAACGGAGTTGGGTAGAAAGCTACTTAGAACCTCCCACCCAGGCGAAACCCAAGCAACAGCAAGCTGTAACTCTGGTAACAGAAGCTTTTCCCACCGATCTCACCGCAAGGCAACGGGAAGTTTTAGAAGTGCTGAGGCGTCGCGGCGGCGAACTCTGGCTAACTGAATTGCTACAAACGTGCAGTACCAGTTCATCCACTATCAAGAAGCTAGAGGAAAAAGGCTGCGTAGTGATTCAACTGCGCGAAGTGTTGCGAATCCCCGTTGAGCCGGCGCAACCAGCAGACCAACCCAAAGAATTGACAGTTCATCAAAGATGTGCATTAGAAGCAATTGCCGGTCTTAATGGTTTTGCTCAAGTCCTATTGCATGGCGTCACCGGCTCAGGCAAAACAGAAGTTTACCTGCAAGCAATCGCGCCGGTTCTGCAACGCGGTGAATCTGCCCTCGTGCTTGTCCCAGAAATTGGCCTCACGCCCCAGCTCACCGACCGATTCCGGGCGCGATTTGGCCAAAAAGTTTGTGTTTATCACAGCGCCCTCTCGGATGGAGAGAGATACGACACCTGGCGGCAAATGCTCACCGGCAGCCCCCAAGTTGTTATAGGCACTCGTTCTGCCATTTTTGCGCCGTTGCCCCAAGTTGGCTTAATTGTATTAGATGAAGAGTACGATTCCAGCTTTAAACAAGATCAGCCGGCTCCCACCTACCACGCTCGAACCGTTGCCCAATGGCGAGCAGAACTCACCAACTGCCCCTTAATATTAGGTTCTGCCACGCCTGCTTTAGAGACTTGGGTAAAGGTAAGAGGGAAAGAGGGGGCAAATGCCCAATTCCCCATGCCCAATGCCCATACCTTTAGGTTGGCGCAGCCTTGCCCAATTCCCAATTCCCCATGCCCCACCCACTATTTATCTTTACCAGAGCGTGTCCACTCGCGCCCAATGCCGCCGGTAGAAGTGGTGGATATGCGCCTAGAATTGCGTGCCGGCAATCGTTCAATTTTTAGCCGGTCGCTTCAAGACGCTTTGAGCCGGCTTCAAGCAACAGGTGAGCAAGGCATCCTATTCATTCACCGGCGAGGACACAGTACCTTTGTTTCTTGCCGCAGTTGCGGGTATGTCATTGAGTGCCCAAACTGCGACGTGTCTCTGTCTTATCACTACACCCATGAAGGTGCGACAGAAGTGCTGCGCTGTCATTACTGCAACTATGGACAACTGCACCCGGATCGCTGTCCAGAATGCAGTTCACCTTACCTAAAAAACTTTGGCAGTGGCACCCAGCGCGTTGAGGAAGAATTAGGCAAGCAGTTTCCCCAATTGCGGGTGATCCGGTTTGATAGCGATACTACGCGCACGAAGGGCGCGCACCGAAATCTATTAACCCGATTTGCCAACCGGGAAGCCGATCTTTTAGTGGGGACGCAAATGCTCACAAAGGGCTTGGATCTGCCGCAGGTGACGCTGGTGGGGGTTGTGGCGGCTGATGGGTTGCTGAATTTGGCGGATTTTCGGGCAGCGGAAAGGGCTGTTCAAACGCTAATGCAAGTGGCCGGTCGTGCCGGCAGGGGGGATGATCCGGGTCGAGTGATTATTCAAACCTACACGCCCGAAAATCCGGCAATCACAGCGGTGCGCCGGCACGATTATGAGCAATTTATCGAGGCGGAATTGGAACAGCGGGCAGCCCTAAATTTCCCACCCTACGGGCGTTTGATTTTACTGCGATTAAGTGGTGCAGATGAGGCGGAAGTTGAGGCAACGGCTGAGCGTTTGGTATCCGTGTTGCAACCGGCATCCGAAGTTCCTATTTTTGAAATTTTAGGGCCGGCACCGGCACCGATCACGCGTGTGGCGAACCGCTATCGATGGCATATTTTGCTAAAGTTTCCCCTTGATATGCCGTTTGATCTGCCGGCTTTCGAGAGTTTACGCGCCCTTTGTCCAGGGTCGGTTAGTTTAACAATTGATGTTGACCCGTTAAATTTAGGGTAA
- a CDS encoding RNA polymerase sigma factor, RpoD/SigA family — protein sequence MTATKPSSGYYKTATDDSIGAFFKEMGRYPLLTQEEEATLARAVQELVALEALQEKLANQLDRAPTPAELAAAAELSETQLQYRLHRCRMAKQKMIRSNLRLVVSLAKRYLNRGVPFQDLIQEGALGLNRAAEKFDPDKGYKFSTYAYWWIRQGITRTLANNSRTIRLPIHIVEQLNKLKYAMRELKGKLHRNPTEAELTKALEISPEKLQQLQQLRMQSLSLNHQIGQEESTELMDVLEDAQTPSPEAQLSERMRRQDVWEVLGEVLTQREQEIIALRYGLMNGEPRTLDEVSRLFDLSCERVRQIQARAMRKLRLPNVSQRLKSWLR from the coding sequence ATGACAGCGACTAAACCTTCATCCGGTTATTACAAAACGGCTACAGATGATTCAATCGGCGCATTTTTTAAGGAAATGGGTCGTTACCCACTGCTAACGCAGGAGGAAGAGGCGACGCTAGCGCGTGCCGTTCAAGAATTAGTTGCCCTCGAAGCACTGCAGGAAAAATTAGCAAATCAATTAGATCGCGCACCAACGCCGGCAGAATTAGCAGCAGCGGCAGAGTTAAGTGAAACTCAGCTCCAATACCGCCTCCATCGCTGCCGCATGGCGAAACAGAAAATGATTCGCTCGAATTTAAGATTAGTTGTCTCCCTGGCAAAGCGATATCTCAATCGGGGAGTGCCGTTTCAGGATCTGATTCAAGAAGGCGCTTTAGGACTAAATCGAGCGGCAGAAAAGTTCGATCCAGATAAGGGTTATAAGTTTTCTACCTACGCTTATTGGTGGATTCGTCAGGGAATTACCCGAACCCTCGCTAATAATTCTCGAACAATTCGTTTACCCATTCATATTGTTGAACAGCTCAATAAACTTAAATACGCGATGCGCGAACTTAAGGGAAAGCTGCATCGCAATCCTACAGAAGCGGAACTAACAAAAGCTTTAGAAATCTCTCCAGAAAAGTTGCAACAACTGCAACAGTTGCGAATGCAATCACTCTCTCTTAACCACCAAATTGGTCAGGAAGAGTCTACAGAACTGATGGATGTGCTTGAAGATGCTCAGACGCCATCACCTGAAGCGCAACTAAGTGAAAGAATGCGCCGGCAGGATGTGTGGGAGGTTTTAGGCGAGGTGCTGACGCAGCGGGAACAAGAGATTATTGCTTTGCGTTATGGGTTGATGAATGGTGAACCCCGCACCTTAGATGAAGTGAGCCGGCTGTTCGACTTATCCTGTGAGCGGGTGCGTCAAATTCAAGCCAGAGCCATGCGGAAACTTCGGTTGCCGAATGTTTCACAACGCTTAAAAAGTTGGCTGCGATAG
- a CDS encoding GNAT family N-acetyltransferase, whose product MAAGNSSAILRSSVPADVPVLFQLIQAKAEFDQQSHTFTGNAGSLSEHLFGLRPYAEAIIAEHADQVVGFALFFYNYSTFLTKPGIYIEDLFIFPEYRQKGIGKAILTYLAQQAVIRNCGRLEWTVAIWNEPAINFYQHLGASVLPDWRICRVAGDSLPNLASQT is encoded by the coding sequence CTGGCAGCCGGGAACTCATCGGCAATTTTGCGTTCATCTGTGCCGGCAGATGTCCCCGTCTTATTTCAATTAATTCAAGCAAAAGCTGAGTTTGATCAGCAATCGCACACATTCACTGGAAATGCCGGTAGTCTCTCAGAACACCTGTTCGGTTTGCGGCCCTATGCTGAAGCAATTATTGCAGAACACGCAGATCAAGTGGTTGGCTTTGCTTTATTTTTTTATAACTATTCCACTTTTTTAACAAAACCGGGAATTTATATCGAAGACCTCTTCATTTTCCCAGAATATCGGCAGAAAGGTATCGGGAAAGCGATATTAACTTATTTGGCTCAACAAGCTGTTATTCGCAATTGCGGGAGGTTGGAATGGACAGTTGCGATTTGGAACGAGCCGGCGATTAATTTTTATCAGCATTTGGGCGCTTCTGTATTGCCAGACTGGCGAATTTGTCGCGTTGCCGGTGATTCTCTCCCTAACTTAGCGTCCCAGACATAA
- a CDS encoding redoxin domain-containing protein — MLDSTRTISVGDHAPLYALENQDKSLVILRDGVGKPSLLIFYANDDIPGCRDIACAFRDVMPTFKELDVQIFGISSNPPQARQEFAKQHNIPYPLLFDVNNLVSQQYGVCYPADANDSSILTYDRIAFLLDINLRVVKIYPLIDLKSAMEEILKDIKTVMPREEPRHLTMQAPVLLIPNVLERNLCRELMYIWEAEGNEDSGSMRRQGEKTITVLNYNHKIRRDHFIKKPERQTILDRILKRRIFPEIQKAFNFEVTRREDYRIACYDASRGGFFRPHRDNTTGGTAHRRFAMTLNLNADEYEGGYLRFPEYGPHLYKPETGSAVIFSCTLMHEATDVTAGSRFVLLSFFYGEKEAQQREAYEKQNLTDYNNLVILN; from the coding sequence ATGCTAGACTCAACAAGAACTATAAGTGTTGGAGATCACGCCCCTCTGTATGCTTTAGAAAATCAAGATAAAAGCCTAGTAATTTTAAGAGATGGCGTGGGAAAACCTTCCCTTCTGATATTTTATGCAAATGACGATATTCCCGGCTGCCGGGATATCGCTTGTGCTTTTAGAGATGTCATGCCAACTTTCAAAGAGTTGGATGTGCAAATATTTGGGATCAGCTCAAATCCGCCTCAAGCACGTCAAGAATTTGCGAAACAACACAATATTCCCTACCCACTTCTTTTTGACGTTAACAACCTAGTTAGTCAACAATATGGAGTTTGCTATCCAGCCGATGCGAATGATAGCTCAATTTTAACTTACGATAGAATTGCCTTTCTCCTAGATATCAATTTGCGAGTCGTCAAAATTTATCCTCTGATAGATTTGAAGTCGGCTATGGAAGAAATTTTGAAAGATATCAAGACTGTAATGCCGCGAGAAGAACCTCGCCACCTAACTATGCAAGCGCCGGTTTTGTTAATTCCAAATGTGTTGGAGCGAAACCTTTGCCGTGAGCTAATGTATATTTGGGAAGCAGAAGGCAACGAAGACTCAGGTTCAATGCGCCGACAAGGTGAGAAAACAATTACAGTCCTTAATTACAATCATAAAATTCGCCGAGATCATTTTATTAAAAAACCAGAACGGCAAACGATTTTAGATCGAATCTTAAAACGGCGAATTTTCCCTGAAATTCAGAAAGCGTTTAATTTTGAAGTGACGCGTCGTGAAGATTATCGCATAGCCTGCTACGATGCGAGTCGCGGTGGTTTTTTCAGACCTCACCGCGATAATACGACTGGAGGAACCGCACACCGGCGCTTTGCAATGACGCTAAATTTAAATGCGGATGAGTATGAGGGAGGATATTTAAGATTTCCTGAATATGGCCCTCATCTTTATAAGCCTGAAACGGGAAGTGCTGTGATTTTCTCTTGCACACTCATGCACGAAGCAACGGATGTTACAGCCGGTAGTCGTTTTGTCCTTCTTTCCTTCTTTTATGGAGAAAAGGAAGCTCAGCAGCGAGAAGCTTATGAAAAGCAAAATTTAACCGACTACAACAATTTAGTTATATTGAATTAA
- a CDS encoding glycogen debranching protein, producing MTIWVNEQIDPSGMLFACIACANESQAKECHESFDQNLTESQKASGWMARLRTVSSWDEVPVNALKLS from the coding sequence ATGACTATCTGGGTAAACGAACAAATCGATCCTTCGGGTATGCTATTCGCTTGCATTGCCTGTGCCAATGAGTCTCAAGCCAAGGAATGCCATGAGTCATTCGATCAGAATTTAACTGAAAGCCAAAAAGCAAGCGGATGGATGGCAAGATTGCGGACGGTTAGTTCTTGGGATGAGGTGCCGGTGAACGCCTTAAAGCTGTCCTGA
- a CDS encoding potassium channel family protein, with amino-acid sequence MYTTLEQKYRRIQKELLGGTIAFAGVLLIGTLWYWLVEKWPWPDAAYMTVITLATVGFGEIYPLGDRGRLFTIALILMGLINIGYIVNRFTEALIQGYFQEGIRLRQKKRLIDSLSEHYILCGFGRTGRQIAYEFKAEGIDFVTIDSDSEQILEAQQLGYTAFQGDATLDATLLKVGVEKAVCLVAALPSDAENLYTVLSAKTLNPKVRAIARASTEEAVQKLQRGGADAVVSPYITGGRRMAAAALRPQVMDFVDGIIAGADRAFYLEEFLIDPETCPFVGQSLREAKLRSQSGALVLAIRRADGTLIGGPTADTHLIAGDLLICMGTAEQLRELNQILGPIRSKALRRPKQSPS; translated from the coding sequence GTGTACACGACTCTCGAACAAAAATATCGACGCATCCAAAAAGAACTGCTTGGGGGGACAATCGCCTTTGCCGGCGTTCTGCTCATCGGCACGTTATGGTACTGGCTGGTCGAAAAATGGCCTTGGCCAGATGCCGCTTACATGACCGTGATCACCTTAGCAACGGTTGGGTTTGGAGAAATTTACCCCCTCGGAGATCGCGGGCGGCTGTTTACCATCGCGTTGATTTTGATGGGGCTGATCAACATCGGCTATATTGTTAACCGATTTACAGAAGCCTTGATTCAAGGCTACTTTCAAGAAGGCATTCGATTAAGGCAAAAAAAACGCTTGATAGACTCTTTATCTGAGCATTACATCCTCTGCGGGTTCGGTCGCACGGGCCGGCAAATTGCCTATGAATTTAAGGCAGAAGGCATTGATTTTGTAACGATTGATTCGGATTCCGAACAGATTTTAGAAGCTCAACAGCTAGGTTACACAGCCTTTCAAGGCGATGCGACGTTAGATGCGACCCTGCTTAAGGTTGGCGTTGAAAAGGCTGTCTGCTTGGTGGCGGCGCTGCCTTCTGATGCGGAAAATCTTTATACCGTTCTGTCTGCAAAAACACTTAATCCTAAAGTTCGGGCGATCGCGCGCGCCAGTACAGAAGAAGCGGTTCAAAAGCTGCAACGTGGCGGTGCGGATGCGGTTGTCTCGCCCTATATCACCGGCGGCAGGCGCATGGCAGCAGCGGCGCTAAGACCCCAAGTTATGGACTTTGTGGATGGAATTATTGCCGGCGCGGATCGGGCCTTTTATTTAGAAGAGTTTTTGATTGACCCGGAAACTTGTCCTTTTGTGGGCCAATCTTTGAGAGAGGCAAAACTTCGCTCTCAGTCTGGGGCATTAGTTCTGGCCATTCGCCGCGCTGATGGTACGCTTATTGGCGGCCCAACTGCCGATACCCATTTAATAGCAGGAGATTTGCTCATCTGTATGGGGACAGCTGAGCAACTACGCGAACTCAATCAAATTCTTGGCCCGATTCGCTCGAAGGCGCTTCGCCGGCCTAAACAGTCACCGTCATGA
- a CDS encoding aspartate aminotransferase family protein — translation MSVETLIEQTSGATESSPFSPESFDSYVMTTYARFSLALERGAGCRVWDTQGREYLDFVAGIATCTLGHAHPAMVEAVTQQIQTLHHVSNLYYIPVQGQLAQWLVDHSCADRAFFCNSGAEANEGAIKLARKYAHTVLNIKEPVILTAHASFHGRTLATITATGQPKYQKNFDPLMPGFQYVPYNDIEALEAVIAELDSGERRVAAILLEALQGEGGVRPGEVAYFQRIREICDEKGILLILDEVQVGMGRTGKLWGYENLGIEPDIFTSAKGLGGGIPIGAMLCKSFCDVFQAGDHASTFGGNPFACAVALAVCQTIERENLLANAEARGEQLRAGLQALAAKYPHLVTEVRGWGLINGMELKADIELTSPAVVKAAMDEGLLLVPAGPKVLRFVPPLILSSQEVDSALQTLERVFAQVLNSDS, via the coding sequence GTGAGCGTAGAAACTCTTATTGAGCAGACATCTGGAGCGACAGAGTCTAGCCCATTTAGCCCAGAGAGCTTTGACAGCTATGTGATGACCACATACGCCCGATTTTCCCTAGCCTTAGAACGAGGGGCCGGTTGTCGGGTTTGGGACACGCAAGGGCGCGAATATCTCGACTTTGTGGCCGGCATTGCCACTTGTACCTTGGGACACGCCCACCCAGCAATGGTGGAAGCCGTAACCCAGCAGATTCAAACGCTGCACCATGTTTCCAATCTTTACTACATTCCCGTGCAAGGTCAACTAGCGCAATGGCTAGTCGATCATTCCTGTGCGGATCGGGCGTTTTTCTGTAACTCCGGCGCGGAAGCGAATGAAGGGGCGATTAAACTGGCCCGAAAGTACGCGCATACGGTTTTAAATATCAAAGAGCCGGTGATATTAACCGCTCATGCCAGTTTCCACGGACGGACACTGGCAACCATTACGGCAACAGGGCAACCCAAGTATCAGAAAAACTTTGATCCCTTGATGCCCGGTTTTCAGTATGTGCCTTACAACGATATTGAGGCACTAGAGGCGGTAATTGCAGAACTCGATAGCGGCGAACGGCGGGTTGCGGCGATTCTCCTAGAAGCTTTACAGGGAGAAGGCGGCGTGCGACCGGGAGAAGTTGCTTATTTCCAGCGAATTCGGGAAATTTGCGATGAAAAGGGCATCCTGCTGATTTTAGATGAAGTGCAAGTCGGAATGGGACGTACCGGCAAGCTTTGGGGTTACGAAAATCTCGGCATTGAGCCAGATATCTTTACCTCTGCCAAGGGATTAGGCGGGGGTATTCCCATTGGTGCAATGTTGTGCAAGTCCTTCTGCGATGTCTTCCAAGCTGGAGATCACGCCAGTACCTTTGGGGGCAATCCTTTCGCTTGTGCCGTTGCGCTCGCTGTCTGCCAGACAATAGAACGGGAGAACCTGCTGGCTAACGCTGAGGCGCGGGGTGAGCAATTACGAGCCGGCTTACAGGCGCTAGCCGCGAAATATCCTCACCTGGTTACTGAGGTGCGCGGCTGGGGTTTAATTAACGGCATGGAACTGAAAGCAGACATCGAGCTAACGTCTCCTGCAGTTGTGAAAGCGGCGATGGATGAAGGCTTGCTGCTGGTGCCGGCCGGTCCCAAAGTTCTGCGGTTTGTCCCCCCACTGATTCTCAGTTCCCAGGAAGTAGACAGCGCCCTGCAAACCCTTGAACGAGTGTTCGCTCAAGTCCTGAATTCTGATTCCTGA
- a CDS encoding pentapeptide repeat-containing protein codes for MAGNSAHVKRLLQTKQCQGGDLSEANLAQLNLSSADLSGAKLMFANLHGANLNSTNLSGADLCFANLVAADLTNADLRGIDGKGLNLLDAKLHSANFSGADLGFSTFVNSNLHEANLSGADLDGANMIGAKLNSANLSGTDLGGANLGHAELIGANLSNANLSDARLVGADLSDANLSGANLSSANLLNANLSGANLSGANLSGANLANAQLEGAIGLYMDTQAGTRRHDTQRSGTPQSSPAYVTFSQPGVYRADSSALGLPHPGLP; via the coding sequence ATGGCCGGAAATAGTGCACACGTCAAACGGTTGCTGCAAACAAAACAATGTCAGGGGGGCGATCTGAGCGAAGCAAACTTGGCTCAATTGAATTTGAGTAGTGCTGACCTCAGCGGTGCTAAGTTAATGTTTGCCAACCTGCATGGGGCCAATCTTAATAGTACGAACTTGAGCGGTGCCGATCTCTGTTTTGCGAACCTCGTAGCAGCCGATCTGACGAATGCCGATCTTAGAGGCATCGATGGCAAAGGACTAAATTTGTTAGATGCCAAACTCCATAGTGCTAACTTTAGCGGTGCTGACTTGGGGTTTTCCACATTTGTTAACAGCAATTTGCACGAAGCCAATCTCAGTGGTGCTGACTTGGATGGTGCCAATATGATTGGAGCCAAACTCAATAGTGCCAACCTCAGCGGTACTGACTTGGGAGGTGCTAATTTAGGTCATGCTGAGCTGATAGGGGCTAATCTATCGAATGCTAACCTGAGTGACGCTCGGTTAGTGGGTGCTGACTTGAGTGATGCGAACTTAAGTGGGGCGAACTTAAGCAGCGCCAACTTGTTGAATGCGAATTTGAGTGGGGCGAATCTGAGTGGGGCGAACTTGAGTGGGGCGAACCTGGCGAACGCTCAGCTAGAGGGTGCGATAGGACTCTACATGGACACTCAAGCTGGGACTCGCCGGCATGACACTCAGAGGTCAGGCACGCCCCAGTCAAGCCCAGCTTACGTTACTTTTTCCCAGCCTGGGGTATATCGCGCAGATTCGTCAGCTTTGGGGTTGCCACATCCGGGATTGCCTTAG
- a CDS encoding DUF2993 domain-containing protein — protein sequence MFGTLIGQTTPPGTDWGERMLNTVASQSIRHLFSQSESVEVVVRCHPSSKLLQGSIDSFKMSGRGLVIRRDFPVEEMVFETDAVSIDFSSILSGQIRLKQPTQAIADVILSEDGINQAFKAELVKKRLQNLDLPELNELSGDAPVSFSEVQVQLLPENRLRIFAKADLGDHGIVPVALTVTLGIERRRRILFQNPEIDLDAVPESLQETSKTLAIALGQILDNMVDLDRFDLDGVTMRLNRLETQGKQLIFSGYAQIDHFPQTK from the coding sequence ATGTTTGGGACTCTCATTGGTCAAACAACCCCCCCTGGCACGGATTGGGGAGAGCGTATGCTCAACACCGTCGCCAGCCAATCCATTCGCCACCTGTTCAGTCAGAGTGAGTCCGTGGAGGTGGTTGTGCGCTGCCATCCCTCCAGCAAACTCTTACAAGGCAGTATTGATAGCTTCAAAATGAGCGGTCGGGGTCTGGTCATTCGCCGGGATTTTCCGGTTGAAGAAATGGTATTTGAAACAGACGCTGTTTCCATTGACTTTAGCTCTATTCTTAGCGGCCAAATTCGCCTCAAACAACCCACCCAAGCCATCGCCGACGTTATTCTCTCCGAAGACGGCATTAACCAGGCTTTTAAAGCTGAGCTAGTGAAAAAGCGGCTGCAAAACCTCGATCTGCCAGAATTAAACGAACTGAGCGGTGACGCACCCGTTTCTTTTTCCGAGGTGCAAGTGCAACTGCTGCCTGAAAACCGCCTTCGCATCTTCGCCAAGGCAGATTTAGGAGATCACGGGATCGTGCCCGTTGCCCTGACAGTAACATTAGGCATTGAGCGCCGGCGTCGGATTCTGTTTCAAAATCCCGAAATCGATCTTGATGCTGTACCGGAATCGCTGCAAGAAACCTCTAAAACCCTAGCAATTGCTTTGGGACAGATTTTGGATAATATGGTCGATCTTGATCGCTTTGATCTCGATGGCGTGACAATGCGGCTCAATCGTCTGGAAACCCAAGGCAAACAGCTAATTTTCAGCGGCTACGCTCAAATCGACCACTTCCCGCAGACTAAATAA